GCGGACTCGCACGCCTCGGCGAGGTGCTTCACGAAGCGGTGCGGGCGGTCGCCGCCGACCCTGGCGACTACGCGACGTACGAGTTCGAGGTGACGGCGCCCGACGAGAGCGAGCCGTCCGACCTCATCGTGCTGACCCTCTCGCGCTACCGCGACGGCATCCCGTTCTCCCAGGGAACGTACCTCGGCTCGACGCTGTCGCTGACGGCATCCGAGCTCGCGGAGGTCGCCGCCGGATGAGCCGCCGTCCCGCGCTGGAACTCACCCTCCCCGGCGATTGGCACCCCGTGCCGCTGGGGGAGGACGCCGCGATCGACGAGGACGTCGCCTCGTTCGTGCGCGAACACTTCGGTCGTCGCGACGACCAGGCGGTCTTCCGCGCCCAGCAGCGGGAGCGTCTGCGGACCGCAGCGCGCCGGGCCCGGGATGCCGGTGCCGCGCAGTTCCAGCTGTCGCTCACGGTGCCCGGCGGCGTCGGTCTCGCCGCCACGGTCGCGGAGTATCACCCGGCGCTGCCCCTCGGCACCGCCACCGAGCCGCCGGCCGTCGCCGACGCGCTCGTGCGCGTTCTCGCCGGCGGCGCGTCCTCGGCTGCAGAGGCGGGCGATCACTGGGACGCGTTCGCCGCCGCAGGCGGTGCCGTCTTCGATCGCGGCGACGGTCTCGTGCTCCGGACGACGCGGCGACGCGCCCCCGTGGACGACGACGATCTCGGCGCGACCACGGTGGACTACTGGCTCACGCGGCCGGGCCGCCCCGATGCCGTGCTCGTGAGTTTCACGACCGCGCTGGTCGACCTCGAGCCGGTGATGGTGGAGCTGTTCGACGCGATCGTCTCGGCGGCCTCGTGGGCTGCGGAACCCGGTGAGCCGGCGACCTCGTTGCGAGCGGAACTCCAGGGCTGACCGCGGCGACGCCCACGGCATCCTCTCCGGTATCCCGCGTGGCATCCGCGTTTGCCGCCGTTTGTAATACGGCGTATCATTGACCGGGTGTGCGCTCTCGCGCGCCCTGCGTCGCGCCAACGGTGCGGACAGGGCAGGGAGCGTCGCACATCAGGGATCGTCCTGCGAACAGGGCGCCCCCACGGCATATCCACCACTTACACGTTCGACGCTCTCGCGTCGTGCCGGTGGATCTGTGGTGAAACCACGAACGCTGTCACCGTGCAGCACCTGTGCGGACCGAAGGCCCGCACAGCTCAACAAGGAGAGAACGTGCCAACCATTCAGCAGTTGGTTCGCAAGGGTCGCTCGCCCAAGGTCTCGAAGACCAAGGCGCCCGCCCTGAAGGCGAACCCGCAGCAGGCGGGTGTCTGCACCCGCGTGTACACGACCACGCCCAAGAAGCCGAACTCGGCGATGCGCAAGGTCGCCCGTGTCAAGCTTCGCAACGGCACCGAGGTCACCGCGTACATCCCCGGCGAGGGTCACAACCTGCAGGAGCACTCGTTGGTGCTCGTCCGCGGCGGTCGTGTGAAGGACCTCCCCGGTGTGCGCTACAAGATCGTCCGCGGCGCCCTGGACACCCAGGCCGTCAAGAACCGCAAGCAGGCCCGTAGTCGCTACGGCGCCAAGAAGGGCTGAGTCAGATGCCTCGCAAGGGACCCGCACCCCGCCGCATCGTCGTCAACGACCCGGTCTACGGTGCTCCGATCGTCACCCAGCTGGTGAACAAGATCCTCGTCGACGGCAAGAAGTCGCTCGCCGAGTCGATCGTCTACAACGCCCTCAAGGGCGTCGAGGCCAAGAACGGCCAGGATGCCGTCGCGACGCTCAAGAAGGCGCTCGACAACGTCCGTCCCACCCTCGAGGTCAAGAGCCGCCGCGTCGGCGGTTCGACCTACCAGGTGCCCGTCGAGGTCAAGCCGCACCGCGCGAACACGCTCGCGCTGCGCTGGCTCGTCAGCTACGCGAAGGGCCGTCGTGAGAAGACGATGACCGAGCGTCTGCAGAACGAGATCCTCGACGCCTCGAACGGCCTCGGTGCCGCGGTCAAGCGCCGTGAAGACACCCACAAGATGGCCGAGTCGAACCGCGCCTTCGCGCACTACCGCTGGTAATCCGTTTCGACTCGCTTCGCTCGCTCAACGACCGAAGTACCGGTCGTTGAGCGAGCGGCGAAGCCGCGAGTCGAAACGCCCCACCCGAACCTCCAGATAAAGGACATCCCCGTGGCACAAGAAGTGCTCACCGACCTCAACAAGGTCCGCAACATCGGCATCATGGCGCACATCGATGCCGGCAAGACGACGACGACCGAGCGCATCCTGTTCTACACGGGCGTCAACCACAAGCTCGGTGAGACGCACGACGGTGCCTCGACGACCGACTGGATGGAGCAGGAGAAGGAGCGCGGCATCACGATCACGTCTGCCGCCGTGACCTGCTTCTGGAACAAGAACCAGATCAACATCATCGACACCCCCGGCCACGTCGACTTCACGGTCGAGGTCGAGCGCTCGCTCCGCGTGCTCGACGGCGCGGTCGCCGTCTTCGACGGCAAGGAGGGCGTCGAGCCCCAGTCCGAGACCGTCTGGCGTCAGGCCGACAAGTACGACGTCCCGCGCATCTGCTTCGTCAACAAGATGGACAAGCTCGGTGCCGACTTCTACTTCACGGTCGACACGATCATCAACCGTCTCGGCGCGAAGCCGCTCGTCCTCCAGCTGCCGATCGGCGCCGAGAACGACTTCATCGGCGTCATCGACCTCGTCGAGATGCGCGCACTGGTGTGGCCCGGCGATGCCAAGGGTGACGTGACCATGGGCGCGAAGTACGAGATCCAGGAGATCCCGGCCGACCTCGCCGACCGTGCCGCCGAGTACCGCGAGAAGCTGCTCGAGACGGTCGCCGAGAGCGACGAGACCCTGCTGGAGAAGTACTTCGGCGGTGAGGAGCTCTCGATCGCCGAGATCAAGGGCGCCATCCGCAAGATGACCGTCTCCGGTGAGCTCTACCCCGTCCTGTGCGGCTCCGCGTTCAAGAACCGCGGCGTGCAGCCCATGCTCGACGCGGTCGTCGACTTCCTCCCGTCGCCCCTCGACGTGCCCGCCATCGAGGCGCACGACCCGAAGGACGAGGAGAAGGTCATCGAGCGTCACCCCGACGCCAACGACCCGTTCGCCGCGCTGGCCTTCAAGGTCGCGGTGCACCCCTTCTTCGGTCGCCTCACCTACATCCGCGTCTACTCGGGTCACCTCGACTCCGGCGCGCAGGTCATCAACTCGACCAAGGGCAAGAAGGAGCGCATCGGGAAGATCTTCCAGATGCACGCCAACAAGGAGAACCCGGTCGACTCGGTCACCGCGGGCAACATCTACGCCGTGATCGGCCTGAAGGACACCACCACCGGTGACACCCTGGCCGACCCGAACGAGCCGGTCGTCCTCGAGTCGATGACGTTCCCCGAGCCCGTCATCGAGGTCGCGATCGAGCCCAAGACGAAGGCCGACCAGGAGAAGCTGGGTGTCGCCATCCAGAAGCTCGCCGAGGAAGACCCGACGTTCCGCACCGAGCTCAACCCCGAGACAGGTCAGACCGTCATCAAGGGCATGGGCGAGCTGCACCTCGACATCCTCGTCGACCGCATGAAGCGCGAGTTCCGCGTCGAGGCGAACGTCGGCAAGCCGCAGGTGGCGTACCGCGAGACCATCCGCAAGACGGTCGAGCGTCACGACTACACGCACAAGAAGCAGACCGGTGGTTCGGGTCAGTTCGCGAAGATCCAGTTCGCGCTCGAGCCCCTCGAGGTCACGGCCGACAAGACGTACGAGTTCGAGAACAAGGTCACCGGTGGCCGCATCCCGCGCGAGTACATCGAGCCGACCAACCAGGGCTTCCAGGACGCCATGAACGTCGGCGTGCTCGCCGGCTACCCCATGGTGGGCGTGAAGGCGATCCTGCTCGACGGTGCGTCGCACGACGTCGACTCGTCCGAGATGGCGTTCAAGATCGCCGGCTCGATGGGCTTCAAGGAGGCCGTCCGCAAGGCGAACCCCGCCATCCTCGAGCCGCTCATGAGCGTCGAGGTCCGTACTCCCGAGGAGTACATGGGTGACGTCATCGGCGACCTCAACAGCCGCCGTGGCCAGATCCAGTCCATGGAAGACGCCGCCGGCGTGAAGGTCGTCCGTGCGCTCGTCCCGCTGTCCGAGATGTTCGGCTACATCGGCGACCTGCGCTCGAAGACCTCGGGCCGCGCGGTCTACTCGATGGAGTTCGACTCGTACGCCGAGGTCCCCAAGGCCGTCGCCGACGAGATCGTCCAGAAGACCAAGGGCGAGTAACCCTTTCCCTGCTCGGATGCCGGGGGCCTGCGCTCCCGGCATCCACCCAAACTGAATACAGAACCGTCAACTACACTGACAACATCCCCGTAGAACGCCGGTCGCAATCCAGCGCCCGGAGCTCTACAACGACCGTCCTGAGGAGGACCCAGTGGCTAAGGCCAAGTTCGAGCGGACCAAGCCGCACGTGAACATCGGAACGATCGGTCACGTCGACCACGGCAAGACGACGCTCACCGCGGCGATCTCGAAGGTGCTCGCTGACAAGTTCCCGTCCGCGACCAACGTCCAGCGCGACTTCGCGTCGATCGACTCGGCTCCCGAGGAGCGTCAGCGCGGCATCACGATCAACATCTCGCACGTCGAGTACGAGACCCCGAAGCGTCACTACGCTCACGTCGACGCCCCGGGTCACGCCGACTACATCAAGAACATGATCACCGGTGCCGCTCAAATGGACGGCGCGATCCTCGTGGTCGCCGCCACCGACGGTCCGATGGCGCAGACGCGCGAGCACGTGCTGCTCGCCAAGCAGGTCGGCGTGCCCTACCTGCTCGTCGCGCTGAACAAGTCGGACATGGTCGACGACGAGGAGATCCTGGAGCTCGTCGAGCTCGAGGTTCGCGAGCTGCTCTCGTCGCAGGACTTCGACGGCGACAACGCTCCCGTCGTCCGCGTCTCGGGCCTTAAGGCTCTCGAGGGCGACGAGAAGTGGACGCAGGCGATCCTCGACCTCATGGAGGCCGTCGACGAGTCCATCCCCGACCCGGTGCGTGACAAGGACAAGCCGTTCCTCATGCCCGTCGAGGACGTCTTCACCATCACCGGCCGTGGCACGGTCGTCACGGGTCGCGCCGAGCGTGGCACCCTGGCGATCAACTCGGAGATCGAGATCGTGGGTCTGCGCCCGACGCAGAAGACGATCGTCACCGGTATCGAGATGTTCCACAAGCAGCTCGACGAGGCCTGGGCCGGCGAGAACTGTGGTCTGCTCCTGCGCGGCACCAAGCGTGACGACGTCGAGCGCGGCCAGGTCATCGTGAAGCCGGGTTCGGTCACGCCGCACACCAACTTCGAGGGCACGGCGTACATCCTGTCCAAGGAGGAGGGTGGCCGTCACAACCCCTTCTACACGAACTACCGCCCGCAGTTCTACTTCCGCACCACCGACGTCACCGGCGTCATCTCGCTGCCCGAGGGCACCGAGATGGTCATGCCCGGTGACACCACCGACATGACGGTCGAGCTGATCCAGCCGATCGCCATGGAAGAGGGCCTCGGCTTCGCGATCCGTGAGGGTGGCCGCACCGTCGGCGCCGGCACGGTCACGAAGATCGTGAAGTAAGTCTTTCCAGACTGCATCGAGAGGGCCGGATCCGAAAGGATCCGGCCCTTTCGGCATGCTCGGCCCAGAAGTGCGCGTTGCCGGTGGGATGGGCCTGGACCGGAGGCTGCCTTCGCGTCATGATGGTGCCAGCACGACGGCGTCCGCCGGTGTGTCCGCCGAGCGGGAGGAGAACATATGGGCATCGAGGATCTCGTGAACCAGGGCAAGGATTTCCTGGAGAAGAACAAGGACAAGATCGAGGAGACGCTCAACTCCGATCAGGCCGAGGAGGTCAGCGACAACGTCCTCGACGCTGCTGCTGAGTTCGTCAAGAAGGTCGCCCCCGAGTCGGCCCACGGCACCGTGGACGACGTCCGGGGCACGATCGACTCGAAGATCGGCAACGAGTAACACCTCGCCGAACGAGGGACGGATGCCACGCGGCATCCGTCCCTCCGTCGTTCACGGCCCGGCAGACGCGCTGTGCGGGCGATTCGACGATGCGCGACACGCCCGAGTTTGCGACACGCCCGGGCGGCACGTAGACTAGTGAGGTTCCACATTCCTGCGTGCGCACCAGCGCGCTGCGGGATCACTGCCAGGGCAGTGCATAGGCGGCGCCTCCTCCTCGTGAGGACCGGTGCAGGGTCCTAGGCCGCGGGCAGCAGAACACCACATCCGACTCCTCACCTGGGAACAGGTTCCGCACGCGTGCGGGGGAGCGGACTGACATCAGAACAGCGGTGCAGCATCCCTCACCGGTTCGCAACACGAGCCGTGAGGACGAAGTACCCGGCGTAACCGCGCCACGTGCGTCCAATGCCCGAGAGGTATGACGCGAGAAAAGAGAGTGAGCAGACAATGGCGGGACAGAAGATCCGCATTCGCCTGAAGTCGTATGACCACGAGGTCATCGACACGTCGGCGCGAAAGATCGTCGACACCGTGACCCGTGCGGGCGCGACTGTCGTGGGCCCCGTGCCCCTTCCGACCGAGAAGAACGTCGTGTGCGTCATCCGGTCGCCCCACAAGTACAAGGACAGCCGCGAGCACTTCGAGATGCGCACCCACAAGCGTCTGATCGACATCATCGACCCGACGCCCAAGGCCGTCGACTCGCTGATGCGCCTCGACCTCCCGGCCGACGTCAACATCGAGATCAAGCTCTGAGGTCGACATGGCTGACATCAACAACAAGGTTTCCAAGGGTCTGCTGGGTACCAAGCTCGGCATGACCCAGGTCTGGGACGAGAACGGCAAGCTCGTTCCCGTCACCGTCATCGAGGTCGCGCCGAACGTGGTCACCCAGGTTCGCACGCCCGAGAAGGACGGCTACAACGCGGTGCAGATCGGCTACGGCCAGATCGACCCCCGCAAGGTGAACAAGCCGCTGACGGCCCACTTCGAGGCCGCGGGCGTGACCCCGCGCCGCCACCTCACCGAGGTGCGCACGGCGGATGCCGCTGACTACTCACTCGGTCAGGAGCTCACCGTCGACGCCACCTTCGAGGCCGGCCAGCGGATCGACGTCGTCGGCACCAGCAAGGGCAAGGGCACCGCCGGTGTCATGAAGCGCCACAACTTCAAGGGTGTCTCCGCTTCGCACGGTGCGCACCGCAACCACCGCAAGCCCGGCTCGATCGGTGCGTCCTCGACGCCCAGCCGCGTCTTCAAGGGCATGCGCATGGCCGGCCGTATGGGTGGCGAGCGCGTGACCGTCCTCAACCTCACGGTGCACGCCGTCGACGCCGAGAAGGGTCTGCTGCTCGTCAAGGGCGCCGTCCCCGGTGCGCGTGGCCGCATCGTCTACGTCCGCAACGCAGTGAAGGGTGCCTGATCATGGCTGACTCGACTCTCGCGCTCGACGTCCACGGCGTCGGCGGAAAGAAGGCCGGTTCGGTCGAGCTTCCCGCTGCCCTGTTCGACGTCAAGACGAACATCCCGCTCATCCACCAGGTCGTCGTCGCGCAGCTCGCGGCGGCTCGCCAGGGCACGCACTCGACCAAGCGTCGCGGTGAGGTCTCCGGCGCCGGCCGCAAGCCCTTCAAGCAGAAGGGCACGGGTAACGCCCGCCAGGGCTCGATCCGTGCGCCGCACATGACCGGTGGTGGCATCGTCCACGGCCCCAAGCCGCGCGACTACTCGCAGCGCACGCCCAAGAAGATGATCGCTGCGGCGCTCCTGGGCTCGCTCAGCGACCGCGCTCGCGGTGGCCGTCTGCACATCGTCGACTCCTTCGGCATCGAGGGCACGCCCTCGACGAAGGCCGCCGCCGCCGTTCTGACCGGTCTGTCGGCCGTCAAGAACGTCCTGGTGGTCATCGACCGCGACGACGAGATCACGATCAAGAGCGTGCGCAACCTCGCGTACGTCCACGTGCTCCCCGTCGGCCAGCTCAACGCCTACGACGTGCTCGTCTCCGACGACATCGTCTTCACCAAGGCCGCCTACGACGCGTTCGTCGCTGCGAAGGCCGGCGCCACCGAGGAGGTCTCGGCATGACCGCTGTGAACAAGGACCCGCGCGACATCATCCTGAAGCCGGTCGTCTCCGAGAAGAGCTACGGGCTCATCGACGAGGGCAAGTACACGTTCCTCGTGGACCCCCGCGCGACCAAGACCGAGATCAAGTTCGCCATCGAGAAGATCTTCGGCGTCAAGGTCGCCGCGGTGAACACCATCAACCGCGTGGGCAAGGCCCGTCGCACCCGCTTCGGCATCGGCAAGCGCAAGGACACCAAGCGCGCGATCGTCACGCTGAAGTCGGGCACCATCGACATCTTCACGGCAGTCGGCTGACGGTCGGGATAGAGGACAACACACCATGGCTATTCGCAAGTACAAGCCCACGACCCCGGGTCGTCGCGGTTCGTCGGTGGCTGACTTCGCCGAGATCACGCGCTCGACGCCGGAGAAGTCGCTGCTGCGCCCCCTGTCGAAGACCGGTGGCCGCAACAACCAGGGCCGCATCACCACCCGTCACATCGGTGGCGGACACAAGCGCCAGTACCGTCTGATCGACTTCCGTCGCAACGACAAGGACGGCGTCAACGCCAAGGTCGCTCACATCGAGT
This genomic window from Candidatus Microbacterium phytovorans contains:
- the rpsL gene encoding 30S ribosomal protein S12; translation: MPTIQQLVRKGRSPKVSKTKAPALKANPQQAGVCTRVYTTTPKKPNSAMRKVARVKLRNGTEVTAYIPGEGHNLQEHSLVLVRGGRVKDLPGVRYKIVRGALDTQAVKNRKQARSRYGAKKG
- the rpsG gene encoding 30S ribosomal protein S7, which produces MPRKGPAPRRIVVNDPVYGAPIVTQLVNKILVDGKKSLAESIVYNALKGVEAKNGQDAVATLKKALDNVRPTLEVKSRRVGGSTYQVPVEVKPHRANTLALRWLVSYAKGRREKTMTERLQNEILDASNGLGAAVKRREDTHKMAESNRAFAHYRW
- the fusA gene encoding elongation factor G, with the protein product MAQEVLTDLNKVRNIGIMAHIDAGKTTTTERILFYTGVNHKLGETHDGASTTDWMEQEKERGITITSAAVTCFWNKNQINIIDTPGHVDFTVEVERSLRVLDGAVAVFDGKEGVEPQSETVWRQADKYDVPRICFVNKMDKLGADFYFTVDTIINRLGAKPLVLQLPIGAENDFIGVIDLVEMRALVWPGDAKGDVTMGAKYEIQEIPADLADRAAEYREKLLETVAESDETLLEKYFGGEELSIAEIKGAIRKMTVSGELYPVLCGSAFKNRGVQPMLDAVVDFLPSPLDVPAIEAHDPKDEEKVIERHPDANDPFAALAFKVAVHPFFGRLTYIRVYSGHLDSGAQVINSTKGKKERIGKIFQMHANKENPVDSVTAGNIYAVIGLKDTTTGDTLADPNEPVVLESMTFPEPVIEVAIEPKTKADQEKLGVAIQKLAEEDPTFRTELNPETGQTVIKGMGELHLDILVDRMKREFRVEANVGKPQVAYRETIRKTVERHDYTHKKQTGGSGQFAKIQFALEPLEVTADKTYEFENKVTGGRIPREYIEPTNQGFQDAMNVGVLAGYPMVGVKAILLDGASHDVDSSEMAFKIAGSMGFKEAVRKANPAILEPLMSVEVRTPEEYMGDVIGDLNSRRGQIQSMEDAAGVKVVRALVPLSEMFGYIGDLRSKTSGRAVYSMEFDSYAEVPKAVADEIVQKTKGE
- the tuf gene encoding elongation factor Tu codes for the protein MAKAKFERTKPHVNIGTIGHVDHGKTTLTAAISKVLADKFPSATNVQRDFASIDSAPEERQRGITINISHVEYETPKRHYAHVDAPGHADYIKNMITGAAQMDGAILVVAATDGPMAQTREHVLLAKQVGVPYLLVALNKSDMVDDEEILELVELEVRELLSSQDFDGDNAPVVRVSGLKALEGDEKWTQAILDLMEAVDESIPDPVRDKDKPFLMPVEDVFTITGRGTVVTGRAERGTLAINSEIEIVGLRPTQKTIVTGIEMFHKQLDEAWAGENCGLLLRGTKRDDVERGQVIVKPGSVTPHTNFEGTAYILSKEEGGRHNPFYTNYRPQFYFRTTDVTGVISLPEGTEMVMPGDTTDMTVELIQPIAMEEGLGFAIREGGRTVGAGTVTKIVK
- a CDS encoding Rv0909 family putative TA system antitoxin is translated as MGIEDLVNQGKDFLEKNKDKIEETLNSDQAEEVSDNVLDAAAEFVKKVAPESAHGTVDDVRGTIDSKIGNE
- the rpsJ gene encoding 30S ribosomal protein S10; translated protein: MAGQKIRIRLKSYDHEVIDTSARKIVDTVTRAGATVVGPVPLPTEKNVVCVIRSPHKYKDSREHFEMRTHKRLIDIIDPTPKAVDSLMRLDLPADVNIEIKL
- the rplC gene encoding 50S ribosomal protein L3, producing the protein MADINNKVSKGLLGTKLGMTQVWDENGKLVPVTVIEVAPNVVTQVRTPEKDGYNAVQIGYGQIDPRKVNKPLTAHFEAAGVTPRRHLTEVRTADAADYSLGQELTVDATFEAGQRIDVVGTSKGKGTAGVMKRHNFKGVSASHGAHRNHRKPGSIGASSTPSRVFKGMRMAGRMGGERVTVLNLTVHAVDAEKGLLLVKGAVPGARGRIVYVRNAVKGA
- the rplD gene encoding 50S ribosomal protein L4, producing the protein MADSTLALDVHGVGGKKAGSVELPAALFDVKTNIPLIHQVVVAQLAAARQGTHSTKRRGEVSGAGRKPFKQKGTGNARQGSIRAPHMTGGGIVHGPKPRDYSQRTPKKMIAAALLGSLSDRARGGRLHIVDSFGIEGTPSTKAAAAVLTGLSAVKNVLVVIDRDDEITIKSVRNLAYVHVLPVGQLNAYDVLVSDDIVFTKAAYDAFVAAKAGATEEVSA
- the rplW gene encoding 50S ribosomal protein L23, with the protein product MTAVNKDPRDIILKPVVSEKSYGLIDEGKYTFLVDPRATKTEIKFAIEKIFGVKVAAVNTINRVGKARRTRFGIGKRKDTKRAIVTLKSGTIDIFTAVG